The proteins below come from a single Thermus oshimai DSM 12092 genomic window:
- the purM gene encoding phosphoribosylformylglycinamidine cyclo-ligase — translation MRYEDTGVHLEAKAKALKGAREALEATYTPEVLRGLGAFGGLWDATRLKGMEHPVLVATTDGVGTKTLLALKVGDVSGLGFDLVNHSVNDLLCQGAEPLFFLDYLAASRLDPEVLAGLLRSLAEACRAQGIPLLGGETAEMPGVYREGAWDVVGTLVGVAEQKEVLGPERVREGDAILALPSSGPHTNGYSLIRRLVEGLDLEAPLPELGESLKEALLRPHRAYLEEFRTLKAQGVELHAIAHITGGGVYENLPRALPEGLGAEIQKGSWPVPPIFPYLQRLGDIPEEEMYRVFNMGLGLLLILPEGEAERALTLVNAHRVGRVVRGQGVHLL, via the coding sequence GTGCGGTACGAGGACACAGGGGTCCACCTGGAGGCCAAGGCCAAGGCCCTAAAAGGGGCCCGGGAGGCCCTGGAAGCCACCTATACCCCGGAGGTCCTCCGGGGCCTAGGGGCCTTCGGAGGGCTCTGGGACGCCACGAGGCTCAAGGGGATGGAGCACCCGGTTCTGGTGGCCACCACCGACGGGGTGGGGACCAAGACCCTCCTTGCCCTAAAGGTGGGGGACGTTTCCGGCCTGGGCTTTGACCTGGTGAACCACTCCGTGAACGACCTCCTCTGCCAGGGGGCCGAACCCCTTTTCTTCCTGGACTACCTGGCGGCAAGCCGCCTAGACCCCGAGGTCCTCGCGGGCCTCCTCCGCTCCCTGGCCGAGGCCTGCCGGGCCCAGGGCATTCCCCTTCTGGGGGGGGAGACCGCGGAGATGCCCGGGGTCTACCGGGAAGGGGCCTGGGACGTGGTGGGCACCCTGGTGGGGGTGGCGGAGCAAAAGGAGGTCCTGGGCCCCGAACGGGTGCGGGAAGGGGACGCCATCCTGGCCCTCCCCTCCTCGGGCCCCCACACCAACGGGTACAGCCTCATCCGCCGGCTGGTGGAGGGGCTGGACCTCGAGGCCCCCCTTCCCGAACTGGGGGAAAGCCTGAAAGAAGCCCTCCTCCGGCCCCACCGGGCCTACCTGGAGGAGTTTAGAACCCTTAAGGCCCAGGGGGTGGAACTCCACGCCATCGCCCACATCACCGGGGGCGGGGTGTACGAGAACCTACCCCGGGCCCTCCCCGAGGGCCTGGGGGCGGAGATCCAAAAGGGCTCCTGGCCCGTTCCCCCCATCTTCCCCTACCTCCAAAGGCTGGGGGACATCCCCGAGGAGGAGATGTACCGGGTCTTCAACATGGGCCTCGGCCTCCTCCTCATCCTGCCCGAAGGGGAGGCCGAGCGGGCCCTCACGCTGGTGAACGCCCACCGGGTGGGCCGGGTGGTGCGGGGGCAGGGCGTGCATCTTTTATGA